In a genomic window of Engystomops pustulosus unplaced genomic scaffold, aEngPut4.maternal MAT_SCAFFOLD_398, whole genome shotgun sequence:
- the LOC140111150 gene encoding olfactory receptor 13D1-like has product MDSGNQTLLTELILVGLTQNLKARISLSFLFLFLYIMIILGNGFLIFTIIVSPQLHTPMYYFLCNLSFIDLGFTACNVPKLLHDTFFNTGIISVVGCLTQMILSLFLGMTECILLAVMAYDRYIAICSPLRYTLIMSWSVCNCTTVLMWGVSFILSFSPLIINSFVFCKGNILDHVSCEILVVMELACGDLSRLKMQMFFQSIFVLVTPLVFIVVSYICIIASLLHISSALSRSKAFSTCASHLTVVIMFYGGTITMYMGQARFSHNLKYISLIYGFVTPTMNPFIYSLRNNEVKEAFKKVLSKYSVK; this is encoded by the coding sequence ATGGATAGTGGAAACCAGACCTTACTCACAGAACTGATCTTAGTTGGACTAACTCAGAATCTGAAGGCCAGAATTTCCCTGTCGTTTCTCTTCTTATTCCTTTACATTATGATCATCCTGGGGAACGGCTTCCTGATTTTCACCATCATCGTCAGTCCTCAGTTACACACCCCCATGTATTATTTCCTCTGTAACTTGTCTTTTATTGATTTGGGTTTTACAGCCTGCAATGTACCTAAACTTCTTCAtgatacattttttaatacaGGGATCATTTCTGTCGTTGGATGCTTGACCCAAATGATCCTTAGTCTATTCTTAGGCATGACTGAGTGTATCTTGTTGGCGGTGATGGCCTATGACCGGTACATCGCTATATGCTCTCCCTTACGGTACACCCTCATTATGAGCTGGAGCGTGTGTAATTGCACCACTGTCCTTATGTGGGGAGTAAGTTTCATTTTATCTTTTAGCCCACTCATCATTAATTCTTTTGTATTCTGTAAGGGAAACATATTGGACCATGTTTCATGTGAGATCTTAGTGGTCATGGAGTTGGCGTGTGGTGACCTCTCCAGACTTAAAATGCAGATGTTCTTTCAGAGTATTTTCGTTCTTGTAACACCCCTTGTATTTATTGTGGTGTCTTATATTTGCATAATTGCCTCATTATTACACATCAGTTCTGCTCTTAGCAGAtctaaagccttctccacctgcgccTCCCACCTGACTGTGGTCATCATGTTTTATGGTGGAACCATCACCATGTACATGGGACAAGCAAGATTCTCTCATAACCTGAAATATATTTCTCTAATTTATGGTTTTGTTACCCCAACCATGAACCCATTCATCTATAGCTTGAGGAATAATGAAGTGAAAGAAGCCTTTAAGAAAGTGTTGTCCAAATATTCTGTGAAGTAA